The Phalacrocorax aristotelis chromosome 2, bGulAri2.1, whole genome shotgun sequence region CAGCGTGCAGAGCGATGCCTTGCAACAGGTAGGTCCTGGTGCGTAGCAGAGCGAAAGCTTTACCGTTGCCGCTAAGTCGGCATCTCCCGAGATGCCGCACCACAGCCACGCTGCCAGCTGCAACTATCAGCGCGCTTGGCTAACCGTGGCTTTCTTTAAACAGGAGTTGATGCTTTATCAGTATTTAATTCAACTCAAACACTGGTAGAGACAGCGCAGTTGAACCCAGCTAAGCTTTGGTATCCTGTTGCCTTCGACACAAACGGAGTCGTGTGTCCTGGGTTCTGATGCGGGAACCAGGAcgacaaaatgaaaattacccCTCGCGCGTCCCGCCGCGGCACCTGGCAACAGGgagctgcagaactgctgcCCAGCCTGAACAACGTTTTTTTCACATTACCCACACTCTGCATATTTTTCAAACATCTGTACAGAGAGACagctgtatgtatgtatgtgtgtatagaCACGCACATGCTCTaacatgtgtgtgtgcaggcacaatacgtatttatttatttacacacaTATTGGGCTGCTGTCACACTGGAACAAAACTGTATCTGTTCCCGAAAGTGATTATTTGGTCCCAGCCAAGGAGCTTCACCCTGCAAGAAGATCTGCTGTATTAGCTTCCAGTACTTTTGAACTTCTCTTGCTGGAGCAAGCTTAAATCCCTTTTACATAGCGGGTTTAGtaagaaatttgttttcactgttctgaacaataaaaaaatcatcGCAAGAAGCTCCGTGTGTTCCCGATGGAATTGTAAGCTCTTCAGGAACGGTTTTCACATCTCTTCCAGCAAAATTAGGCTGCTTTGTCCCAGATTCTTATGCTACCCTGGGGGGCGATTAAGCTGTTCAGAGGTTGCATCAAGTTCTGCACGGATCCCAGGGAGAGCATGCTTGCTCTTCCTGGCTGCAAATTTTTAGGTGAGAGGTTGAGCTGCTGCGCTGTGCTGTCCGCAGGCCAGCAGAGCCACGTCGGTTTGTGAAGAGACGGGacgctgtgctgctgcagggctgcaacGAATCATTCTCCTGAATTGGTGCAAGAGATACCACAAATCTTCAATTCACGGTTCTCCATGAAGCGCGGGCGAGCACGGTGATGCAAATAAGCACGCAGCCCAAAGTCCTTAAATCACTGTATTTACTAAATTACTTAGTGATATAGTGACATAGTACTTTTAGAGAtcttaatctatttttaaaccAGCTATTAACAGCAAGCTGGTATGAAAGCGGCACCAAAGGAACTAAAGAGCAAGCTTCCCTGCTGTTACAAGCACCTATAAAATGATGTGTAAACTTCTAAGTTCAGATTTGACAGAGCGCTTGAGCATATGCCAATTTAAAGTATGTTAGAAGTCCCTTCGGCTTACAGCTGTGAAGACTAGGGAGGAAAAGAACACTGTCAACTAcgaaaatatttgagaaaagaTCGCTCTCTGGAAGTGCATATTCACTAAATAATGTAAAGTTATTACGAATACTTCAGGTGAAGCTTTCTGAATCCTCCAACACAGCGGCCAAAGAAAGCTTTCTCAAACATAAATCTGAAAAGAACTTAGAGAATCAGATGACttgaaaactgatgaaaaagCTGTAAGACACTATAAAACCCAGCAGGCGTCAAAGGGCAGATGATACCTTCTGCCAGCTGGGCTGACCTCTTCCCAGCTTCTCACACCTGGGGGCTGTTCTAACTCTTCACATTTCCACTCGTTCCTGGTGTACATGTACACATTTTCGGGCGGGTGGGTGGGTCTGATCCTTTAATCCTGAGAAATCACGCCTGCAGACACCACACATGGACATTCCAGGTTATCCTAGGTGTCGAGGGCTCCTGTGCTTCGAAGGCGTCGCGTACCTGCCAGAAGCGAGGGCGTTCTGCCCAGTTAGTAAGAACTGattgaaaggaaaagctgagacGGGCTCTTCCAACCCCTCCGTACAAACAGCGAAGAGTAAGGCAGTAGCGAAGGTCACTTCAGCATCGCCAAGTCCTCCCAAGGCAGCCAGAGCACTAATCCTTCCTTCCCGTTGGTGGCATTCGCGCCGCCTCTCCGGCACCCAGCATGTTTCCACTCGCTACCAACATCTTACTATACATTTACAAggagtgggtgggtggggtaGGGTAACAGGGtcctctctgcagcacagacaaGGAAGTATTCGGCAACTTAGCACGAATGAATAATTCAACAGTTTATTTCAGATGGAAGAAATTGGATCTgcaataattacattttctgtattttgagtGCTATAATAGATAACACAAAACgatgcaaacattttaaaatgcaagagtAATGCAAAAATGACTTCTGTTATAATACAAGGCAGATGTCGTCAaccagcagcatttaaaaagcaacaatagGAAACAGGTCAGCAGAAGCACTAATTTATCTAGCGTCATAGAAATGCAATGGCTCTGCAGGCTTTTTTGTATtgtaagacagaaaaaaaaatcagttccatATAGTCCAACCTCTGAAAGAATAACTAATCcacagcttttgaaaagcagctttgtacACCAATTTCCAGGCAAAATGTAAATATGATTTGATTTCTTGCTGAGCATATTGCTCTAGTTTTTGTAATATTTGTGttggtttgtattttgtgtATTATGTACGAGAAAATTAGACGTTGTTGAAGTGCCCGCTTTCTTTTAAACACTGGCACCGTTAAATCAAAGCTATGTTAACAGTCACcacttaagggaaaaaaaaccacaaagaaagcAACAGTTGTAACTGTAGTAGGGCAAAACACTGCTTTGAAAAACgaggcaaataaaaatacaactaTGGCAATATATCCCTAAAGAGGTTTTCATGAAGCGCATGAAGTTCCACTGCACCAAttcctttaggaaaaaagttttgcaaATGTATACCCAGAGCAAGTGCTTAAACTACAGCTCAATATCGTTCAAGTTTAGGAGCTAGTGTTGTGACatttgactcttttttttctagggAACACAAAAATATTCACTTGAAAACAGCAATTACTAGGCAACAatcacatatatgtatatatttgtaaCTACATCTTCAAGCAGGTCATTGAGGATGCATTTATGCTGCTCAAATTACTCAAAGGGCAGCTATGCATTCTGCATGAGCTGCTGAAGTGCGGCGTTATCAattagactttaaaaaaaatcttttacatttctgaaaatggaagttcattaaaaattataacaagaattaaagaagctgaaataaaatccaGCCTTCAGATTACTCCCCTAAGAAAAATTgtactgtttattttctaacCATTTGCCTCGACAGGGAAAAGTTATTTAGGAACGTTTTACTGATGAATCAAAGAGGACCAGGCATTGCAGCAAAGAAGTAAATATAATAATAtcataaaaagagagagatgaaaCTTCAAATTAACTTGGAAGAATGATTAAGTGTGTAAGCAAGTACTAGGGCAGACATAATGAGATTCAAAAACCAAGCAATTAGCTAAATTTTCAAATTCATTAGAGGCTTATTAACCTAAACTGTCTGGAGAAGCTCCTGATATATGGATTCACTTGACTGCATGTATTCAACcctcagtttttcatccagaaacaGGTACCAATGATGCGAaataaacagagcaaaatacACAAAGCTCAGAGATCCTCAAGTATGTTAATGACCTCCTGGGAACCTGAATGGAGGGAAACATAGAAAAAGTTTAGATcacaaaagaaactgaaagacaaagcagaatGCTAGGGTTAATACGCAGACAAAAGTTGTTGCATTTTcacatttgtattttcattctttttacaAGGTTTGGATTTTTCaagttgtttgcatttttacaCAGAACAAGAAAGAATTCTCTCCTTGATAAATCTACGGTCCTGGTCTCAGCTTCATCCTTCCTCTCAGGCCTGGGTTTTTAAATTCAAAGCCCTGAAAATATGACAACCAGTTGTGGTGCTGGAGGAAGGAACTTTGGCTGCAGAAGTGTACTCACACCTTCCTAACCAGGTGAGCTCAGGCAGCCAAACCACATTCGTAGCTCTACaagaaaggaagagacagaATCTTAAGAAACAATTctttagcatttttaaatggtCAGCCATGGGGTAAAATAGATCAACCCTAACCTGGAACAATCCTGCAGCAATGAAAAACGGAGAGGATAATAGCAATAATGTTATGAGAGCATCTATTTTTTTGGGGTATACCTCAAATACTTAGGTACCAACAACCTACTAAAGAACACAGCCCAAAGGTTATTTCTGATACTAGATTTGGTCAGGAAACAAATTTTCCCCCATCATAAAACAAGTTGCTTTTATCATTGAAAGGCTaaacatttttagatttttttttcaatgaaaacacaaatattttcaccACATGCACattccataaaaatattttcaaatttaagtTAAATCTGTGTCTTCATAAAACCAGCTCAAGCTACTATATTTATACACCATATGAAAAGGTCTTATTTTAGCCTAATATTTCCCACCacaaaagcatttgaaagaTCGCTTTGTTGAAATTCGTGTACCACAGCTTTCTAATTAGAATAGAAATTCCTAAATGTTGGCTTGGGGAAATTCACCTTCTACAAGAAACGGTCCAACAGATCTCTAGCCCTTATAGACAAAACTGCTGAGAATTTTTACCTAATTCCTGTTCTGTGGATCCCATCTTCAACTTGTGTTCATACAATACCCTTACAGCAATGCTAGCAATTACTTtcacataaaataatattattattactatatGCAATGTATTTGTAGCTTCTCATTTGCTAAATGAAATTTGGCAACTAAAACTAAAGGTCAGTGTCAATGACAACACAGGAGCAGAGCAACAGGAACAGTTCTGCAGAACAGTGGAAAAGGCTCGGGAACTTCATTGCTGCTATTTTGCAAAAAACAGAATGAATGAGAATGATTTAGTATTAGCATCAAATGTCCAACTTCTTGAAATGTTAAATACTTCTCTCACGTTACTTTGTTGACATACCCGCTATTTTcaccagcaaaacaaagaagaaatgatTATGCTATGATTTCTGAGACAACTTAGGAGGCTGTGCAACTTGGCATGTTATTCATAAAAACTAACTCTTTTTgcaagataatttaaaaaaaaaaaatgaattacagATCCAAGTCCTTCCTGTTGACTACATCACTGATTTCCATTGTAGGACCTTGTCACCCGTAAAACTTGCTAcacagtaaatttaaaaacttaCAAGTAATTCTCAAGTGttcaaatgaaaacatgcaCTCTGAATGTGTGTGTAGTAATACATAATAAATTCAGAGCAAAGCTTCTCAGAATCAAAACTGTAGGCACTGATGCAATAGCAGAAGTTATTTTAACCACAAAATCATGTAGTCACCTCATTTCATGTAATGATATTAAATAACATACATAGCCTAAGTTTAATGATTCATGGTTTTAACTTCAGCTCAGATTCAAATAAAACTCAGCAGCACAAAAAACAGGTTTATTTTagtctgaaagaaaatgagtcgatcaaaatacaaatttaagCCAATTCTAAATTCTACTAAGTACAAGATACCTTTGTATTTAATGTTGCTtgtttcaccaaaaaaaaaaaaaaaagcaaagctttatTTACTAGTGTTCAATAAAACAAAGACACTCAGCTTCTGTTACCTTGTTATTCTCCTCTAGAAGCCATTTGTTCAGTAAAGTGATTCATTTGGAGACAGCTGATGTCAGTATCACAATCCAAAAGAGCAGGAACTATTATAGATATgtgatattattttaataaataaaaatacttaaaatttgcAATGAGCATACCCAGAGCTTTCTTTCAGTACTCCGGAACAGCCTAAACAGAAGGCTTGCTTCTTTTGGCTTTCTTTAACTTGGAATAACCTTCTTCTTTCTgttaacaaaaaacaaacaacaaacaaaaaggcaaaagaaaaaaaaaaaggcaaacaaagcaGTAATACCAAGCTAACAGCTCAACTAAAAAGTTGTTTCTGTGTGAAATGCTTAATTGAATGATATGAGAAGTAATTAATAAAAGTTTTTACTTTCCAATGCAAATCTAATTTAAAGTATGCTTATATGTACGGTGggtaaataattaaaaccagacctattttgaaaatatacttTTCCAAGCTGGCATCCAAGACTTTCAAAACCAACTGATCATTTTTGGTGTCCAAACCTGAGATAATTACAAAGGCTTACTCTTCAGAGAAGTGGTTAGCAGTGTCCCTAGTCAGCACTGTTGTACTTTAATCTGGAGAGAAGGACTCATACTAATGAGCACTGGAGGCTCCATCTCTATGCCAGTTAATAGACAATAGCCTCTCCTATTCCTGAGACCTTCTGAACATCCCCTAGACCTATGCATCCACCTCACTTGGCTCCAGCAGTGGCAGTGTTGCACTGGTACTGTGGCAGGCAGACAGCGAGAACTTGCTGCCTCCTGCCGCTTCACAGAAGTAGCTTGCAGGGCTCAGGCTGGTACCCGTGCTactcacaccctgcctggagaGAGAGGAATGGCATGGGGCACTTGCAATTCATGGCTAGGACAGGGCAGTACCCCTTTCCCATTCCAGCAGCGCTGCCAGACGAGGCCAGTCTGCCCAAGCTGTAGAGCCAGCTCCATGCTCACAAGCCCTAGTGTGGCTGAGTCATTCCGAGTGGCAGGCAAAGGACTTCAGCACTTAATTTGTAGTATGGTGGAAGTCTCCCTTCAGTACTCAGACCCCTGGGGTTGTTATTCTCATGGCCACAGTTATTTTTagttgattttctttccttctttgcgAGACTGACTCCTGATGCTACTGCTGTAGCATCGTGGCGCTGGGCCTCTAACTGGTGACTCAGTCGTGGCCCTGTGGAAGGGCCCTTCCCAGCTGCACGTGGAGGGGgccagctcagagcagctgggctggcGATCCCCACACCAACTCCTCTCTTCACTGCTGCAGCATGAGCTGTAGCGTATGAGTGTATTCCTGCAGCAGGCCCCTGAGGCTGCTCTACTGGCCCTTTCTGAACTGCAGGGATAGGACGGACTGTGCTCTTTTAATTACCATTAAAAGTTACAGAGCTGTCTTGTATGTGGCTTTAAAagcataacaaaacaaaaagatgataGATAAAATTTAATGTTAACAAATGCAAATTAAGTGCAAGAATCTGAATTACAGATACATACTCTTAAGTTCTTAATCAACAGTTAACGAGTATGTTGACAAGGTAAGTTTATATACTGCAACACATGACTAGGCAAAGGCACTTCAGATCAAGCATGGGTAATGAGACCTCAGATGGTCAtgcttgaaatgaaataaaaaaaacgCAAGGGAACCTGGGTGAAAAGGGAGTTAAGTACGTGCAACTTTTCCTCCTGGCTTATTTTGTACAGTTATTGCACAGGATTTTCAGTTGGCTattagcaaaaataatacatatcTATGTGAGAAAATACAATCGTATTGAGCATTGGAGACCTGGGACCTGTTCCTCCTAATGGGCCTAATTTGTAGGTAGTAAAAACGGAATGCGGTTGTAGAGAGAAGGAGGTAGAAGATACAACTGAGTTTTAAAGAACTGCTATTTAGAAACAGAAGTGTAGCCCAGTAGTAGGTAAAAGCAATATTTAAGAAtaatgaaacaaatattttgaagaggAATCTAAAAGTACACACTATTGTCATTAGAGCAGCATCCAGAGGAAAgagtataaaaagaaaaaaagtcatattaGGAACCTATTTAATTGCTGCTGCTGACCGCATCTAGTAATACAGTAACaacttaaatatattaaataattaagaGAATATAACTTTTAACGACCCAGAATGAATTGCAAATAGCCTTCTGGAACTCATTTCTACAGAATGTGCTGAATTTAAGCACTTACAGAGCTAATGAGAATGCCCATAGTTACACTGGGCAtgataaaactgttttctgtagAATCAGAAAATCTGCTTCAGAAACATATTTACATTAAGTAACATcattaaacattttcctttcattagtATCTTTTGCAGGAGACAAAATGCACGCTTGAAGTAACAGTTACATAACCAATGGTTAAGGTTAATTTTATCCTGGTTAAGGTTAATTTTATCAGAGCAGGCTCAGTAAGATTTCTTGGTTTCCCTGTTTTAGCGGGAAcatgacaaaatgaaaaaatttaaattttcctttttatctcttAATTCAGGTCCTTGTAGACTGGCCTAAGGGGTGTATGTGTGGGGGGCTTTTACCTGTCTTCTTCTGGCACAACCTTTCTTTACAGATGTTTCCATGTTGCTCTCCTTGATTGAGGAAGACGGTTTTGAGGTCAGTGTTTCACATGTCAGATACTTGTTCCCTGTAATCATCTTAAAGTATAGAAGTTTATACTTTCATTAGCCAAAAACCACTAGTATTTTCCTACTTGTTAAAATGACCTACTTTTTCTAAAGGTGCCTTCATAACACACATTTGAAATAGCCTACCAAATCACACTTTACAGGTGTGAAAAGTGATAAGCACAACATATTTCATCCATGCGCCCGATCTGTGGGATATCATCCTCATAACAATTGCACTGAAATCAgctcagctatttttttttttgttgaaatgcagacagaatcatagaaaattTAGGTTGTAAAGTGCCTCTAGTGGTCATCTAACCTGAACTTTTAGTCAAAACAGAGCTAACTTCACAGTTACATCACATTGCTTTGGGCCCCATCCAATGAAGTTTTGAGAATCTGAAAGAGTAACAGctctacaacctctctgtgCAACTTGTTCCACTACTTAACCACTCTCACTCTGAAGACTGTTTTTCCACGTGCACAGTAGGAATTTTTCCTGTTGCAACTTGTGCTTTTAGTGAAACTGAAATTAAACTTGTATTTGCAAAACTTCCATGTTTGTCTAACAGCACAATGACTTACACACACTGCAGTCAGCACTACACAACTGATGAGGCTCCAGATTCTTTCCAGGAGCTGTTCATAAATATGGTTTCACATGAAGACAGACCAAACACTGATAATTTCACTGTGTTAACCTCACACAAATCTTGATAAACTGATAAACTGTCTTAAAGGAAAACTAATTATCCCACCTTAAAAGTCTCAAATAAAAAAGTGTGTATCTCAGACAACATAGTAAACcatcttccttttcagaaaaaaagcagcagcggCTGAAAAAATTAACTTATAtggtagaaataaaaaaaactatATTGAGAATGATGGTAGAACATGATGAAAGCCATGCTCTTTATTGCTTAACGTTGTTTCAGAATATACTGAATTTGTGAGAATCAGCGAGAATGAGCTATTATTTACCGTACCTTTTCAGAGTTAGATTTGGAATGACAACTGGTTGTCTTAGCGATATAGTCCTTAGAACGGCATGCTGCTTTATATTCTTCATTTTTGGGGATGCACACTGTATCATTTAAGACAGattcattaatatttaagcCTGCTTCTTCATTTGATCTCTTTGTTTGTTGCTGTGATAAACCAGAATTTGTCATTTCATTGTCTAATTTACAAATCTGCAAATGTACTTTCTTTGACTGGTGACGTTTCTCAAGAGCTTGGGTGGTATTTTGACTTgccaacttttttccccttcttgcaCTGGAAGCAGGAGAAGCATATGTATTCAGACTTAGATTGACATTCGATTTCTGAAGCACTGACCCAACAGTcttaagaaaggaaggagaatttGCCTTTTTGTGATTGACTTGGCTTGAATTCCCACCTGAAGCTGAGTTATCAAAAACCCCAGAATTAGTCATTTGTCCACCAGACTCTCTTTTCCATTGAAATACAGGTATACAGtgttttgcatctgttttcGTGTTTGTTACCTGAAGTACGCTGCTGTAAGTAGGAATTTTGACTGACATATTTTGGACAGGTTTGTAAACCTGAGTTATGCTGGACTTGCACACAGTCAGCATAGAAGATGAAACACCCATAATTTTTATGGGTGAATGTTTTTCAgcattctctctcttcttcccatcCATTAGATTTGTGGTCTTTCTGTTCATCCGCATCAACTTCCCTTTGAAAATTGGTAtaattttgctgatttttgcGGGGGGTAGTTCAAAAGCTGAAGTTACAGGCATTCCTAACGACTTCACAACTGGCAACTCTGGTACTCCTGGTACTTGCCTACTATTCATTGATTTCTCTGTTGCGTCAATGCTAACCTTTTCTGTACCCTTACTGTGCCTCGAAAAAGTCTGTGTTTCTGGCTCTTTGATCAAACGCTCCATCCAGTGGCTGTTTTCCATATTGCACGGTGAAGAAATTCTAGGCAAACTCTGTTTTCTTGGAGGAGTCTGCGTTAGAGATACTACATAAACCATCTCACCAGCCAATTGCATATGCTtagattttatttcctgcaaTACAACAAGAGTTGCTAAATTTAATGAACTGGGTTTAAAAATCTGATAGTGCCCCCTAATGGATTACTATATGGTATCTGCCTAATAGACATCACAATATATAACCATATGTTCTGTTTGGAATTGGAACAAACTAcatttttaaactatattttGTTGTCACTATACATGaagatttgttttctcctcccccAGTTCTTTGTTTATAAACTATGCTGGAATATTGTATTTCTCAGAAGTAAAGACTTAAATTACAGTCATTGTCTTGGTTTAATGCTTTCCAATTGGGTAATGCCCAGCCCTTTTGAGCGGTTCTGCAGAGAATTTGATTGACAGGGCTCCTTGTCTCTTGAGACTTCTAAGGGTATCTGTATTCTGAGCAAAAGACAGTTCAGATGTCTATAAAAACTGCAGATGACAAAGAGGAACCATTCTAGCTTTGATCACTGAAGAGACATAAACAAGAACTGCTTTCTGAAAGAGGATTATAGTATTTTAGAATCTCTGCAATTTCTGTCACAATTCTTTGTTCGGAATTAAttacttcatttcttctttcacacACTACTACCAAAGAAATTTGAGTCTCAGCCTTTGTCACAACCCCAAGGAGTTTAAAGGAGTTTTGATTGATTGCCTCCTTTCCATCACCAACCATGGAGTAAATCTTACAACTTgagtgttttttaaatgcttaagtCCACAGaacttatatttttcttaattttctttaaagaaattgtaacaatagtagtaataataacaataattattgttgttattattgttgttatggAAGAAGTGTAAGAAAGTTCTCAATATCCAACTATAAAATAAGGTCTATAGAACTGCAAATATTGATAGCAACTAATAACACTAAgtctaattttttaatgtatttgtgaTGTGAACAAGAACATAACAATGGCAACAGCAACATAATATTCAATTAcatgtttaattaaaagttaCATCATTGATAGTCATTGTGAAGAGCATAGTTTTAAGCTTTTACTGTGTTCTGAATATGATAAAGACTACTTCATACATTAAGAAAGTACATGCCATTATATGCTTATTAAAAAACCTCACACGTACCAGAGCCCTGGAGAGCTCTTGTGTAGCATAAAGTGCCTTGCTTGTCATCTTTACTGGAAATCCACAGAGATGTGAAAGATTACGCTTcatgtcagaaagaaaagaggtcAACACGCTTTCCGAATCTGTTCTAGGGAAATACTGCACTGGCTGACTTCGAATGCAACTTAAAGGGTACCTGAATAAGTGTTCAGGGATACATAACAAGTTTCTTTACATTTCTATAATTATGAATCATCCTTCGTTGAGTATGAACATGTctaaagcttttgaaaaaaagctgaacaaaatcACTTACTTTCTTAAGGGACTGAAGCTTATAAAGTTACAGGACTTCAACATAATTATACCATACTAATCTACCATAGGAAAGATTACTCAATTTAAGTAATCCTTACTCTAGTCTTCCCTAGCAGGAAAACTccctttaaaacaaatctttgTTGGCCATATTTTTACAGGAATTTAGGTCTTCCTTTTACATCCCCATTTAGCGTGGCATTATCATGCTTACAGAACCTGTGAAGCAAATTGATCTATTTGACTTACTATTATTCAATACTAGGACAAAGAGACTTgactaaatattttgttctaatTTCACTAGTGAAATAATTCTCCACTGACTTCTATGAAactacagaagaagaaaatgtggtaCAATCAAAAATTAAGACTTAGATCTTCGCTAGAAGTGCAGTAGaggaaatgtaacaaaaatattctgaaaggaTACGTAAAGCACCTTTCCCCTATTGGCTTGAAGTAAACACTGAGGTATATTTTTGCATCTTCAAGTTCCTCTGGAAGAATATAaccatactgaaaaaaaaaccaccacaaacatGTATTACAAATACAAATTCAATAGGTACAAAAATGGGAGGGAAATCCAAAAAGCAGTGTATGTTGTGTCTTACCAGATTCTTCCAGTGCATCTGAAATTCTTTATATGAACGGAAAGGAGATTCTGGAGGAATTATGTGGCTGATGTTTATGATCTGACCCATTTTCATGCTGTGCATAGGTAAAGAAGGGATGCTTAGACAGGGTGTCATAAAACTCAGCTGAAAATAACCTggacttttggaaaaaaacagtaaatctGATTTTTGGCATTGAAAGTATTGAtggattatttttatgttttgagGACTGATACCTTCAGCCTGTATATTTCctgaagtacagaaaaagaaCTTGGCACGTACAAGTCTAATTTCTCTTGTCTGTAATACTCACTAGCAGTGAATGTAGAACAAAAGCAATACATTATTAAAAGATTACAATATCAttacttttcatatttttatgatGAAAATCATAGGTGAAAATAGAGATACTTTGTGGCAAAGGtggaaatatgttttttctttaaattgacACTTTCTGCtaaaattagagaaaaattaGTGCTCCTGCATATCACAGAAGTAGCAGATTAATAAAAttgaaacaatatttaaatgtaTAATTTAAGATTCACtgattaatttttctcattttctgtaacATTGAGactatagaaataaaaaaagaatgattCCTGAATGTAAAACAGACTGTAAAACAGAAGTGTTCCTATCACTAGTATCAAATTCACAATTTGTATGGCAACCATTCcaggaaatgtttgtttctgctgcaaTGCAAACAGATTCCTACCTTGGCAAAACATAGCACCAGTTACTTAATATGGAATGTTGGTGAATAACTGTACTTTCACTGCTCTCAAACAACTTTAAGGTGTTTGCTGAAATATCAAAATCTGTCagcttaaaacagaaataaaaaggttatttgcaaatatttctacagcagtacaaaattaaaattttcaaaaataagtacACCTCACAATACACTGAAGTTTATACGTTATTATTCTTTCATCAGCTCTCACAGACTGCTTATTTCAGAAGATATTCCCATTATCAAATTGAACACTATCTTATG contains the following coding sequences:
- the C2H18orf63 gene encoding uncharacterized protein C18orf63 homolog; translation: MNDTRHQSLFFVNLPELQKLCATTVMLSSQIPETETRTTQIKICRQLLFLHQDILSAPVIGTLNQISVVMAIPFYKSGICQAYIEKQGATLEAPQTVSPAILQTCLSYTLTARLAPRWNKAGHLLVQGRDFLSHSGRQNAVVIDLSVSERQLCISVEACSIRLPPPELTDFDISANTLKLFESSESTVIHQHSILSNWCYVLPSMKMGQIINISHIIPPESPFRSYKEFQMHWKNLYGYILPEELEDAKIYLSVYFKPIGERCFTYPLSCIRSQPVQYFPRTDSESVLTSFLSDMKRNLSHLCGFPVKMTSKALYATQELSRALVREIKSKHMQLAGEMVYVVSLTQTPPRKQSLPRISSPCNMENSHWMERLIKEPETQTFSRHSKGTEKVSIDATEKSMNSRQVPGVPELPVVKSLGMPVTSAFELPPAKISKIIPIFKGKLMRMNRKTTNLMDGKKRENAEKHSPIKIMGVSSSMLTVCKSSITQVYKPVQNMSVKIPTYSSVLQVTNTKTDAKHCIPVFQWKRESGGQMTNSGVFDNSASGGNSSQVNHKKANSPSFLKTVGSVLQKSNVNLSLNTYASPASSARRGKKLASQNTTQALEKRHQSKKVHLQICKLDNEMTNSGLSQQQTKRSNEEAGLNINESVLNDTVCIPKNEEYKAACRSKDYIAKTTSCHSKSNSEKMITGNKYLTCETLTSKPSSSIKESNMETSVKKGCARRRQKEEGYSKLKKAKRSKPSV